A single genomic interval of Vulpes vulpes isolate BD-2025 chromosome 3, VulVul3, whole genome shotgun sequence harbors:
- the ATXN7L2 gene encoding ataxin-7-like protein 2 isoform X2: MAVRERAAAAMAALERRVPSLDDFAGQSWSSWVERADLPAADGAELEESNKNTKKLDAMTLIKEDMSIFGHCPAHDDFYLVVCNHCSQVVKPQAFQKHCERRHGPLSKLYARAPPPPPAPASSQKCHVVNGQGPACRAPGSTKTSSREKGQGSRSRGHQPPEKTQKDSLCLFVPVVNLEKMSSLPKPDGHGIRVAPPSAFLSQPGGLTKDSPGKNPMAPPSKEPPGRESIEMTPSEGPSHRAEGSPPEKEPGGARLPHKTHRKMARKECDLNRQCGVINPETKKICTRLLTCKIHSVHQRREVQGRAKDFDVLVAELKANSRKGESPKEKSPGRKEPALERPSQEPPSSGQVVAAAAPNSTFSARAKQTYPYCALPRSRASSESELDDEGPCGGDGDPGLFPFPLPRGGAQASSEESEEEGTSEDLHLPPDCHYATRPPRPQAFCTFGSRLVSPGCYVFSRRLDRFCSALSSMLERHLSSHMWKKIPPAAEPPSHLVSSPLSAPLSPSSTGSCPRLPGPPPRPACPASTSPAKDSLVPSYPAGSPSVAAACSQAECTGGSQAITSPLPANTPSPSFSKLPPSKASKSSKGKDGPEAEAPSRKRKLSPGPTTFKRTCILEPSGKGKPSGCRGLSAKTKTALGVGLNGTVGPRVKRAGLLDCRASPHQAAAPVKASQLDNRGGAGHPAKALPTNCLSEEEVAKKRKNLATYCRPVKAKHCQAGAPADAACPVRRKKPGPAVAFEEKCSTLKSKAH; encoded by the exons ATGGCGGTGCGTGAACGCGCGGCGGCAGCAATGGCCGCTCTGGAGCGGCGGGTGCCGAGTCTCGATGACTTCGCGGGACAGAGCTGGAGCTCGTGGGTGGAACGGGCCGACCTGCCCGCGGCCGACG GGGCTGAGTTGGAGGAGAGTAACAAAAACACGAAGAAGTTGGATGCCATGACCCTCATTAAAGAAG ACATGTCCATCTTCGGGCACTGCCCCGCACATGACGACTTCTATTTGGTTGTGTGTAACCACTGCAGCCAAGTGGTGAAGCCTCAAGCTTTCCAGAAGCACTGCG AAAGAAGACATGGGCCCCTCAGCAAGCTTTATGCccgggccccacccccacctccagcccctgccaGCTCTCAGAAATGCCATGTAGTGAATGGGCAGGGCCCAGCTTGTAGGGCCCCAGGTTCCACCAAAACCTCCTCCAGGGAGAAGGGCCAGGGGTCCCGGAGCCGTGGCCACCAGCCTCCTGAGAAGACACAGAAGGACAGCCTCTG CCTTTTCGTGCCTGTGGTGAATCTGGAGAAGATGTCCAGTCTCCCGAAGCCCGATGGACATGGAATCAGGGTGGCCCCGCCCTCTGCTTTCCTCAGCCAGCCTGGTGGCCTCACCAAGGACTCCCCTGGAAAAAACCCCATGGCACCCCCTTCTAAAGAACCTCCTGGGAGAGAGAGCATCGAGATGACCCCCAGCGAGGGCCCTAGTcaccgggctgaaggcagcccccCTGAAAAGGAGCCTGGTGGGGCCAGGCTGCCCCACAAAACCCACCGGAAGATGGCCC GGAAGGAGTGCGACCTCAACAGGCAGTGTGGGGTAATAAACCCAGAGACCAAAAAGATCTGTACCCGGCTGCTGACCTGCAAG ATCCACTCGGTGCACCAGCGCCGGGAAGTCCAGGGCCGAGCCAAGGACTTTGACGTGCTAGTGGCAGAGCTGAAGGCCAATTCCCGCAAAGGGGAGTCTCCCAAAGAGAAGAGCCCAGGGCGCAAGGAGCCGGCTCTTGAGCGCCCCTCCCAGGAGCCCCCCTCCTCAGGCCAGGTTGTGGCAGCGGCCGCCCCCAACAGCACCTTCTCTGCTCGTGCCAAGCAGACCTACCCGTACTGTGCACTGCCCAG GTCCCGGGCCTCCTCTGAGAGTGAGTTGGATGATGAAGGCCCCTGTGGTGGTGATGGGGACCCAGGCCTGTTCCCCTTTCCCCTGCCCCggggtggggcccaggcctcCAGCgaggagagtgaggaggaggggacATCTGAGGACCTCCACCTCCCCCCTGACTGCCATTATGCAACCCGGCCCCCGCGGCCACAGGCG TTCTGCACCTTTGGGAGCCGGCTGGTGAGTCCAGGATGCTACGTGTTTAGCCGCCGGCTGGACCGGTTCTGCTCAGCACTGAGCTCTATGCTGGAGCGGCACCTCAGCTCTCACATGTGGAA GAAGATCCCACCGGCGGCAGAACCTCCATCCCACCTTGTCAGCTCCCCACTCTCTGCTCCCCTGAGCCCATCCTCTACGGGCAGCTGCCCCCGCCTCCCAGGCCCACCCCCCAGACCTGCCTGCCCAGCCTCCACGTCCCCCGCCAAGGACAGCCTGGTCCCCAGCTACCCTGCTGGCTCCCCCAGTGTGGCAGCCGCCTGCAGCCAGGCAGAGTGCACGGGCGGGAGCCAGGCCATCACCTCACCACTGCCTGCCAACACGCCGTCCCCATCCTTCAGCAAACTCCCACCATCGAAGGCTAGCAAGTCATCCAAAGGCAAGGACGGCCCCGAGGCGGAGGCCCCTTCTCGAAAGCGAAAGTTATCCCCAGGCCCCACCACTTTCAAACGGACCTGCATCCTGGAGCCCTCTGGCAAAGGCAAACCCTCCGGCTGCCGAGGCCTCTCGGCCAAGACTAAAACAGCCCTGGGCGTGGGGCTTAATGGGACGGTGGGGCCAAGAGTGAAGCGGGCAGGGCTGCTGGACTGTCGGGCTTCCCCTCATCAGGCCGCTGCACCCGTCAAGGCTTCTCAGCTGGACAACCGGGGAGGGGCTGGACACCCAGCCAAGGCCCTGCCAACCAATTGCCTCTCTGAGGAGGAGGTAGCCAAGAAGCGGAAAAACCTGGCCACTTACTGCCGGCCGGTGAAGGCCAAGCACTGCCAGGCCGGCGCCCCTGCCGATGCGGCCTGCCCCGTGCGCCGCAAGAAGCCGGGTCCTGCCGTGGCCTTTGAGGAGAAGTGTTCCACACTGAAG TCTAAAGCCCATTAA
- the ATXN7L2 gene encoding ataxin-7-like protein 2 isoform X1, whose protein sequence is MAVRERAAAAMAALERRVPSLDDFAGQSWSSWVERADLPAADGAELEESNKNTKKLDAMTLIKEDMSIFGHCPAHDDFYLVVCNHCSQVVKPQAFQKHCERRHGPLSKLYARAPPPPPAPASSQKCHVVNGQGPACRAPGSTKTSSREKGQGSRSRGHQPPEKTQKDSLCLFVPVVNLEKMSSLPKPDGHGIRVAPPSAFLSQPGGLTKDSPGKNPMAPPSKEPPGRESIEMTPSEGPSHRAEGSPPEKEPGGARLPHKTHRKMARKECDLNRQCGVINPETKKICTRLLTCKIHSVHQRREVQGRAKDFDVLVAELKANSRKGESPKEKSPGRKEPALERPSQEPPSSGQVVAAAAPNSTFSARAKQTYPYCALPRSRASSESELDDEGPCGGDGDPGLFPFPLPRGGAQASSEESEEEGTSEDLHLPPDCHYATRPPRPQAFCTFGSRLVSPGCYVFSRRLDRFCSALSSMLERHLSSHMWKKIPPAAEPPSHLVSSPLSAPLSPSSTGSCPRLPGPPPRPACPASTSPAKDSLVPSYPAGSPSVAAACSQAECTGGSQAITSPLPANTPSPSFSKLPPSKASKSSKGKDGPEAEAPSRKRKLSPGPTTFKRTCILEPSGKGKPSGCRGLSAKTKTALGVGLNGTVGPRVKRAGLLDCRASPHQAAAPVKASQLDNRGGAGHPAKALPTNCLSEEEVAKKRKNLATYCRPVKAKHCQAGAPADAACPVRRKKPGPAVAFEEKCSTLKELELPLSPKERKLDFMNSDGKV, encoded by the exons ATGGCGGTGCGTGAACGCGCGGCGGCAGCAATGGCCGCTCTGGAGCGGCGGGTGCCGAGTCTCGATGACTTCGCGGGACAGAGCTGGAGCTCGTGGGTGGAACGGGCCGACCTGCCCGCGGCCGACG GGGCTGAGTTGGAGGAGAGTAACAAAAACACGAAGAAGTTGGATGCCATGACCCTCATTAAAGAAG ACATGTCCATCTTCGGGCACTGCCCCGCACATGACGACTTCTATTTGGTTGTGTGTAACCACTGCAGCCAAGTGGTGAAGCCTCAAGCTTTCCAGAAGCACTGCG AAAGAAGACATGGGCCCCTCAGCAAGCTTTATGCccgggccccacccccacctccagcccctgccaGCTCTCAGAAATGCCATGTAGTGAATGGGCAGGGCCCAGCTTGTAGGGCCCCAGGTTCCACCAAAACCTCCTCCAGGGAGAAGGGCCAGGGGTCCCGGAGCCGTGGCCACCAGCCTCCTGAGAAGACACAGAAGGACAGCCTCTG CCTTTTCGTGCCTGTGGTGAATCTGGAGAAGATGTCCAGTCTCCCGAAGCCCGATGGACATGGAATCAGGGTGGCCCCGCCCTCTGCTTTCCTCAGCCAGCCTGGTGGCCTCACCAAGGACTCCCCTGGAAAAAACCCCATGGCACCCCCTTCTAAAGAACCTCCTGGGAGAGAGAGCATCGAGATGACCCCCAGCGAGGGCCCTAGTcaccgggctgaaggcagcccccCTGAAAAGGAGCCTGGTGGGGCCAGGCTGCCCCACAAAACCCACCGGAAGATGGCCC GGAAGGAGTGCGACCTCAACAGGCAGTGTGGGGTAATAAACCCAGAGACCAAAAAGATCTGTACCCGGCTGCTGACCTGCAAG ATCCACTCGGTGCACCAGCGCCGGGAAGTCCAGGGCCGAGCCAAGGACTTTGACGTGCTAGTGGCAGAGCTGAAGGCCAATTCCCGCAAAGGGGAGTCTCCCAAAGAGAAGAGCCCAGGGCGCAAGGAGCCGGCTCTTGAGCGCCCCTCCCAGGAGCCCCCCTCCTCAGGCCAGGTTGTGGCAGCGGCCGCCCCCAACAGCACCTTCTCTGCTCGTGCCAAGCAGACCTACCCGTACTGTGCACTGCCCAG GTCCCGGGCCTCCTCTGAGAGTGAGTTGGATGATGAAGGCCCCTGTGGTGGTGATGGGGACCCAGGCCTGTTCCCCTTTCCCCTGCCCCggggtggggcccaggcctcCAGCgaggagagtgaggaggaggggacATCTGAGGACCTCCACCTCCCCCCTGACTGCCATTATGCAACCCGGCCCCCGCGGCCACAGGCG TTCTGCACCTTTGGGAGCCGGCTGGTGAGTCCAGGATGCTACGTGTTTAGCCGCCGGCTGGACCGGTTCTGCTCAGCACTGAGCTCTATGCTGGAGCGGCACCTCAGCTCTCACATGTGGAA GAAGATCCCACCGGCGGCAGAACCTCCATCCCACCTTGTCAGCTCCCCACTCTCTGCTCCCCTGAGCCCATCCTCTACGGGCAGCTGCCCCCGCCTCCCAGGCCCACCCCCCAGACCTGCCTGCCCAGCCTCCACGTCCCCCGCCAAGGACAGCCTGGTCCCCAGCTACCCTGCTGGCTCCCCCAGTGTGGCAGCCGCCTGCAGCCAGGCAGAGTGCACGGGCGGGAGCCAGGCCATCACCTCACCACTGCCTGCCAACACGCCGTCCCCATCCTTCAGCAAACTCCCACCATCGAAGGCTAGCAAGTCATCCAAAGGCAAGGACGGCCCCGAGGCGGAGGCCCCTTCTCGAAAGCGAAAGTTATCCCCAGGCCCCACCACTTTCAAACGGACCTGCATCCTGGAGCCCTCTGGCAAAGGCAAACCCTCCGGCTGCCGAGGCCTCTCGGCCAAGACTAAAACAGCCCTGGGCGTGGGGCTTAATGGGACGGTGGGGCCAAGAGTGAAGCGGGCAGGGCTGCTGGACTGTCGGGCTTCCCCTCATCAGGCCGCTGCACCCGTCAAGGCTTCTCAGCTGGACAACCGGGGAGGGGCTGGACACCCAGCCAAGGCCCTGCCAACCAATTGCCTCTCTGAGGAGGAGGTAGCCAAGAAGCGGAAAAACCTGGCCACTTACTGCCGGCCGGTGAAGGCCAAGCACTGCCAGGCCGGCGCCCCTGCCGATGCGGCCTGCCCCGTGCGCCGCAAGAAGCCGGGTCCTGCCGTGGCCTTTGAGGAGAAGTGTTCCACACTGAAG GAACTGGAGCTCCCTCTGTCCCCGAAGGAAAGGAAGTTGGACTTCATGAACTCTGATGGGAAAG TCTAA